One Aegilops tauschii subsp. strangulata cultivar AL8/78 chromosome 7, Aet v6.0, whole genome shotgun sequence genomic window carries:
- the LOC109737033 gene encoding isoflavone reductase homolog, whose protein sequence is MENSKVLVVGGTGYIGRRIVRASLAHGHRTFILMRPEIGLNIDKLQLLLSFKAQGALLVEASMEDHRSLVAAVKQVDVVVSAISGRHFLLQIKLVEAIKEAGNIKRFLPSEFGIDPARMGHALEPGRITFDEKMEIRRAIEEASIPHTYVSANCFAAFFVPNLSQMRTLLPPKEKVHVYGDGNVKVIFMDEDDVATYTIKSIDDPRALNKTIYLRPPENILSQNELIAKWEKLSGEVLERIPIPSDEFLASMEGTDITNQMAVGHFHHIFYEGCSTNFDIGEDGEEASLLYPEVRCTRMEDYMKRYL, encoded by the exons ATGGAGAACAGTAAGGTTCTTGTAGTTGGTGGCACTGGATACATCGGCAGGAGGATTGTGCGGGCGAGCTTAGCCCATGGCCACCGGACCTTTATCCTGATGCGGCCGGAGATCGGCCTCAACATCGATAAGCTCCAGCTGCTCCTGTCGTTCAAAGCGCAGGGAGCGCTCCTCGTCGAGGCGTCGATGGAGGACCATCGGAGCCTCGTCGCCGCCGTGAAGCAGGTGGACGTGGTGGTGTCGGCCATCTCCGGGCGTCACTTCCTGCTGCAAATCAAGCTAGTGGAGGCCATCAAAGAAGCTGGAAATATCAAG CGTTTCCTACCATCTGAATTCGGCATCGACCCAGCGAGGATGGGGCACGCTTTAGAACCAGGAAGGATCACATTTGACGAGAAGATGGAGATAAGAAGGGCAATAGAAGAAGCAAGCATTCCACACACCTATGTTTCCGCTAACTGCTTTGCTGCTTTCTTTGTTCCTAACCTCTCTCAAATGCGCACCCTTCTCCCGCCCAAAGAGAAAGTTCACGTGTACGGAGATGGCAACGTCAAAG TGATATTCATGGACGAAGATGACGTCGCAACATACACCATCAAGTCCATTGATGATCCTAGGGCCTTGAACAAGACAATATACCTAAGGCCGCCGGAAAACATCCTTAGTCAAAATGAGCTGATTGCCAAATGGGAAAAGCTCTCAGGAGAAGTCCTTGAGAGAATTCCCATTCCGTCTGATGAATTCTTGGCGTCAATGGAAG GTACGGACATTACAAATCAGATGGCGGTGGGGCACTTCCACCACATTTTCTATGAGGGTTGCTCAACAAACTTTGATATAGGGGAGGATGGAGAGGAAGCTTCACTACTCTACCCGGAGGTTCGCTGCACCAGGATGGAGGACTACATGAAACGTTATTTGTAA
- the LOC109737024 gene encoding zinc finger protein HD1 isoform X2: MPRCIKCLSENDSASEDRHWHRIATLFMNCVSNGTVYEEAVGREGSWARLCDGCCTVPSVVYCRADSAYLCASCDAQIHAANRVASRHERVLLSEAYKHAPVVLECHADAAALCAAYEAQVHYANLLATMHQRVPVVSHPVAAIPAASLFAEAAATAPVLGSKEEDASWLLLSKDSDNHNHSGNHSSSSSSSRYFGEVDQYFDLVGYNSYYDSHMNNQEQYVMQEQQHLQQMQKEYAEQQMQKEYVEKEGSECIVPSQSAIVSRPHQSGYAPLVRAEQAASVTAGVSAYTDSVNNSISFSMEAGIVPDNTVQSSILRPAGAIGHFSSPSLQTPLHFSSKEREARVLRYKEKKKSRKFEKTTRYATRKAYAEARPRIKGRFAKRSDADMEVDQTFSTAALSDSSYSTVPWF, encoded by the exons ATGCCGAGGTGCATTAAATGTTTATCTGAAAACGACTCTGCATCGGAAGACCGGCATTGGCACAGGATA GCCACCTTGTTCATGAATTGTGTTTCCAACGGCACCGTTTATGAGGAGGCGGTTGGACGAGAAGGGAGCTGGGCCAGGCTGTGCGACGGATGTTGCACGGTGCCAAGCGTGGTGTACTGCCGCGCCGACTCCGCGTACCTCTGTGCATCTTGTGATGCGCAGATCCACGCTGCAAACCGTGTGGCCTCGCGCCATGAGCGTGTGCTCCTCTCCGAGGCCTACAAGCATGCACCAGTGGTGCTGGAATGTCATGCAGATGCTGCAGCGTTGTGCGCCGCCTATGAAGCACAGGTACACTACGCAAACCTGCTTGCCACGATGCACCAGCGCGTGCCCGTGGTGTCACACCCGGTCGCAGCCATTCCAGCTGCTTCTTTATTTGCCGAGGCAGCAGCCACCGCTCCTGTCCTCGGCAGCAAGGAAGAGGACGCCTCTTGGCTGCTGCTCAGCAAAGATTCTGATAACCATAATCACAGTGGCaaccacagcagcagcagcagcagtagcagatACTTTGGTGAAGTGGATCAGTACTTTGACCTTGTCGGGTACAATTCTTACTATGATAGCCACATGAACAACCAAGAGCAGTATGTGATGCAAGAACAACAACATCTGCAGCAGATGCAAAAGGAGTACGCGGAGCAGCAGATGCAAAAGGAGTACGTGGAGAAGGAAGGGAGTGAGTGCATAGTACCTTCGCAGTCTGCAATTGTGAGCAGGCCACATCAGAGTGGTTATGCACCACTTGTAAGGGCAGAGCAGGCTGCCTCCGTGACTGCTGGGGTTAGTGCTTACACAGATTCCGTCAACAACAGC ATATCTTTCTCAATGGAGGCGGGTATAGTACCGGACAATACGGTCCAGTCCAGCATCCTGAGACCAGCTGGAGCCATCGGTCACTTCTCAAGTCCTTCACTTCAGACACCACTTCACTTCAGCTCCAAGGAGAGAGAGGCCAGGGTCCTCAGGtacaaggagaagaagaagagcagAAAGTTTGAGAAGACCACACGTTATGCAACAAGGAAGGCGTATGCCGAAGCACGGCCAAGGATCAAGGGGCGCTTCGCCAAAAGATCAGATGCAGACATGGAAGTGGACCAGACGTTCTCAACTGCAGCCCTATCTGACAGTAGCTACAGTACAGTCCCATGGTTCTGA
- the LOC109737005 gene encoding LRR receptor kinase SERL2 → MEAPPSPRRLVAVVLAAVALLVSSPCSALLSAKGVNIEVQALIGIKNQLKDPHGVLKNWDQYSVDPCSFTMITCSSDNFVTGLEAPSQNLSGLLAPSIGNLTSLETILLQNNIITGPIPAEIGNLASLKTLDLSGNNFYGEIPPSVGHLESLQYLRLNNNTLSGPFPTASTNLSHLVFLDLSYNNLSGPIPGSLARTYNIVGNPLICAANTEKDCYGTAPMPMTYNLSQGTPPMKAKSHKFAVAFGAVTGCMSFLFLAAGFLFWWRQRRNRQILFDDEDQHMDNVSLGNVRRFQFRELQVATEKFSSKNILGKGGFGHVYRGQLPDGTLVAVKRLKDGNAAGGESQFKTEVEMISLAVHRNLLRILGFCMTATERLLVYPYMSNGSVASRLKGKPPLDWITRKRIALGAARGLLYLHEQCDPKIIHRDVKAANVLLDDCCEAIVGDFGLAKLLDHQDSHVTTAVRGTVGHIAPEYLSTGQSSEKTDVFGFGILLLELITGQTALEFGKASNQKGAMLDWVKKMHQEKKLDVLVDKGLRSSYDRIELEEMVQVALLCTQYLPGHRPRMSEVVRMLEGDGLAERWQASQRADSHKFTVPEFTFSRCYSDLTDDSSLLVQAVELSGPR, encoded by the exons ATGGAGGCGCCTCCTTCCCCGCGGCGGCTGGTGGCGGTGGTGCTGGCGGCGGTGGCGCTGCTCGTCTCCTCCCCTTGCAGCGCGCTCCTCTCCGCCAAGGGCGTCAACATTGAAG TGCAAGCGCTGATTGGGATCAAGAACCAGCTCAAGGACCCCCACGGCGTGCTCAAGAACTGGGACCAGTACTCCGTCGACCCCTGCAGCTTCACCATGATCACCTGCTCGTCCGACAACTTCGTCACCGGCCT GGAGGCTCCAAGCCAGAATCTCTCCGGCCTGCTCGCCCCAAGCATAGGAAACCTGACCAGCCTTGAGACTAT TCTTCTGCAGAACAACATCATAACCGGGCCAATCCCAGCCGAGATTGGCAACCTGGCAAGTCTCAAGACACTTGACCTCTCTGGCAACAATTTCTATGGTGAAATCCCACCGTCCGTGGGCCACCTTGAAAGCCTCCAGTACCT GAGGCTCAACAACAATACACTGTCTGGTCCATTCCCTACAGCATCGACTAATCTGTCGCACCTTGTTTTCCT AGATTTGTCATACAATAACCTAAGTGGCCCGATACCGGGATCTTTGGCAAGAACATACAA CATAGTTGGAAATCCTCTCATATGCGCTGCAAATACGGAGAAAGATTGTTACGGGACTGCGCCGATGCCAATGACCTACAACCTTTCACAAGGCACTCCGCCGATGAAAGCTAAAAGCCACAAATTCGCAGTTGCATTTGGTGCTGTAACTGGTTGCATGAGCTTCCTCTTTCTTGCTGCCGGATTCTTGTTCTGGTGGAGACAGCGTCGGAACCGGCAGATACTTTTCGATGACGAAG ATCAACACATGGATAACGTTAGCCTTGGAAATGTGAGGAGGTTCCAGTTCAGGGAGCTGCAGGTTGCAACAGAAAAATTCAGCAGCAAGAACATACTCGGAAAAGGCGGCTTCGGACACGTTTACAGGGGCCAGCTTCCCGATGGGACTCTTGTGGCTGTCAAACGACTCAAGGACGGTAATGCTGCGGGTGGTGAGTCACAGTTCAAGACTGAAGTTGAAATGATCAGCTTGGCAGTGCACCGGAACCTCCTTAGGATTCTGGGGTTCTGTATGACTGCCACAGAGAGGTTACTAGTTTATCCATACATGTCAAATGGAAGCGTCGCTTCGCGCCTGAAAG GAAAGCCACCTTTGGACTGGATCACTAGGAAGAGGATAGCCCTTGGAGCAGCAAGAGGTCTACTTTACCTTCATGAGCAGTGTGACCCAAAGATCATCCACAGAGACGTCAAGGCAGCCAACGTGTTGCTGGATGATTGCTGTGAGGCCATCGTCGGTGATTTCGGACTTGCAAAGCTCCTTGATCACCAGGATTCACACGTCACCACTGCAGTGCGGGGCACCGTTGGGCATATCGCGCCTGAGTACCTCTCCACTGGGCAGTCATCCGAGAAAACAGACGTCTTCGGGTTTGGCATCCTGCTGCTGGAGCTGATCACCGGCCAGACAGCGCTGGAGTTCGGAAAGGCATCAAATCAGAAGGGAGCCATGCTGGACTGG GTGAAGAAGATGCACCAGGAGAAGAAACTTGATGTGCTGGTTGACAAGGGCCTGCGGAGCAGCTACGACCGGATCGAGCTCGAGGAGATGGTGCAGGTGGCGCTCCTTTGCACACAGTACCTCCCAGGCCACCGGCCGAGGATGTCGGAGGTGGTTCGCATGCTGGAAGGCGACGGGCTCGCCGAACGGTGGCAAGCGTCGCAGCGAGCCGACTCACACAAGTTCACAGTGCCTGAGTTCACCTTCAGCCGCTGCTACTCTGACCTGACCGATGACTCATCGTTGCTGGTGCAGGCCGTCGAGCTCTCTGGGCCAAGATGA
- the LOC109737024 gene encoding zinc finger protein HD1 isoform X1, producing MNCVSNGTVYEEAVGREGSWARLCDGCCTVPSVVYCRADSAYLCASCDAQIHAANRVASRHERVLLSEAYKHAPVVLECHADAAALCAAYEAQVHYANLLATMHQRVPVVSHPVAAIPAASLFAEAAATAPVLGSKEEDASWLLLSKDSDNHNHSGNHSSSSSSSRYFGEVDQYFDLVGYNSYYDSHMNNQEQYVMQEQQHLQQMQKEYAEQQMQKEYVEKEGSECIVPSQSAIVSRPHQSGYAPLVRAEQAASVTAGVSAYTDSVNNSISFSMEAGIVPDNTVQSSILRPAGAIGHFSSPSLQTPLHFSSKEREARVLRYKEKKKSRKFEKTTRYATRKAYAEARPRIKGRFAKRSDADMEVDQTFSTAALSDSSYSTVPWF from the exons ATGAATTGTGTTTCCAACGGCACCGTTTATGAGGAGGCGGTTGGACGAGAAGGGAGCTGGGCCAGGCTGTGCGACGGATGTTGCACGGTGCCAAGCGTGGTGTACTGCCGCGCCGACTCCGCGTACCTCTGTGCATCTTGTGATGCGCAGATCCACGCTGCAAACCGTGTGGCCTCGCGCCATGAGCGTGTGCTCCTCTCCGAGGCCTACAAGCATGCACCAGTGGTGCTGGAATGTCATGCAGATGCTGCAGCGTTGTGCGCCGCCTATGAAGCACAGGTACACTACGCAAACCTGCTTGCCACGATGCACCAGCGCGTGCCCGTGGTGTCACACCCGGTCGCAGCCATTCCAGCTGCTTCTTTATTTGCCGAGGCAGCAGCCACCGCTCCTGTCCTCGGCAGCAAGGAAGAGGACGCCTCTTGGCTGCTGCTCAGCAAAGATTCTGATAACCATAATCACAGTGGCaaccacagcagcagcagcagcagtagcagatACTTTGGTGAAGTGGATCAGTACTTTGACCTTGTCGGGTACAATTCTTACTATGATAGCCACATGAACAACCAAGAGCAGTATGTGATGCAAGAACAACAACATCTGCAGCAGATGCAAAAGGAGTACGCGGAGCAGCAGATGCAAAAGGAGTACGTGGAGAAGGAAGGGAGTGAGTGCATAGTACCTTCGCAGTCTGCAATTGTGAGCAGGCCACATCAGAGTGGTTATGCACCACTTGTAAGGGCAGAGCAGGCTGCCTCCGTGACTGCTGGGGTTAGTGCTTACACAGATTCCGTCAACAACAGC ATATCTTTCTCAATGGAGGCGGGTATAGTACCGGACAATACGGTCCAGTCCAGCATCCTGAGACCAGCTGGAGCCATCGGTCACTTCTCAAGTCCTTCACTTCAGACACCACTTCACTTCAGCTCCAAGGAGAGAGAGGCCAGGGTCCTCAGGtacaaggagaagaagaagagcagAAAGTTTGAGAAGACCACACGTTATGCAACAAGGAAGGCGTATGCCGAAGCACGGCCAAGGATCAAGGGGCGCTTCGCCAAAAGATCAGATGCAGACATGGAAGTGGACCAGACGTTCTCAACTGCAGCCCTATCTGACAGTAGCTACAGTACAGTCCCATGGTTCTGA
- the LOC109737014 gene encoding peroxidase 11, whose product MATAALCFRASALSVACFLLALPLLMAQDPSNLSLEHYSKTCPNAEHVVRAEMECAVRDEPRNAALMLRLHFHDCFVQGCDGSVLLDDTATMIGEKQADQNVNSLKGFEVVDKIKAKLEAECPGTVSCADLLAIAARDAVVLVGGPYWDVPVGRLDSKEASLDLANKDIPTAEQGLVTLISKFWEKGLDATDMVALVGSHTIGFARCANFRDRIYGDFEMTSKYNPASATYLSKLKEICPLDGGDDNISAMDSHTSATFDNAYFETLIKGEGLLNSDQEMWSSIAGYSTADTVNKYWADPELFFKQFSDSMVKMGNITNPAGGEVRKTCRFVNT is encoded by the exons ATGGCTACAGCTGCGTTGTGCTTCAGGGCGTCTGCTCTCTCCGTGGCCTGTTTTCTCCTGGCCTTGCCATTGCTGATGGCACAGGACCCTTCGAACCTGAGCCTGGAGCACTACTCCAAGACATGCCCGAATGCGGAGCATGTGGTCCGGGCCGAGATGGAGTGCGCGGTGCGCGACGAACCACGCAATGCCGCTTTGATGCTTCGCCTCCATTTCCACGACTGTTTCGTGCAG GGCTGTGATGGATCGGTGCTGCTTGACGACACGGCAACCATGATCGGAGAAAAGCAGGCAGACCAGAATGTGAACTCCTTGAAGGGATTTGAGGTGGTTGACAAAATCAAGGCAAAGCTGGAGGCTGAGTGTCCTGGAACAGTTTCCTGTGCTGACTTACTTGCCATCGCAGCCAGGGACGCAGTTGTCTTG GTTGGTGGGCCTTACTGGGATGTTCCGGTAGGAAGATTGGACTCCAAGGAGGCAAGTCTTGACCTAGCAAACAAGGACATCCCCACCGCCGAGCAGGGCCTCGTCACCCTCATTTCCAAGTTCTGGGAGAAGGGCCTTGATGCCACTGACATGGTGGCCCTTGTTG GATCCCACACGATTGGATTCGCGCGGTGCGCGAACTTCCGGGACAGGATATACGGCGACTTCGAGATGACATCCAAGTACAACCCTGCGTCTGCGACCTACCTCAGCAAGCTTAAGGAGATCTGCCCCTTGGATGGTGGCGACGACAACATCAGCGCCATGGACAGCCACACTTCCGCGACCTTCGACAACGCCTATTTCGAGACGCTCATCAAGGGTGAGGGCCTCCTCAACTCCGACCAGGAGATGTGGTCCAGCATCGCCGGGTACTCGACGGCCGACACGGTCAACAAGTACTGGGCTGACCCGGAGCTGTTCTTCAAGCAGTTCTCGGACTCCATGGTTAAGATGGGCAATATCACCAACCCTGCAGGTGGCGAGGTCAGGAAGACCTGCAGATTCGTGAACACATAA